The following DNA comes from Chitinispirillales bacterium.
CGCAACCGGTCCCGGCGGAACTAACGAAAAAGACATCGTTTTGCCGATTTCGCTCGAAGTAAAAAAATATCTTTCAAAATATAAAAATATCAAAGTTTTTTTAACCCGCGAAACCGATTCTTTTATCGCACTGCACGACAGAGCCGAATTTGCCAATAAAAAAAACGCCGATTTGTTTATTTCTATTCATGCTAACGCTTCGGAAAAAAGTCCTAGCGTAGGCGGATACAAGATGTACTTTTTAAGCGAAGCAAAAGACGAAATTGACGAATGGACGGCAAAACTTGAAAATTCGGTCATAGATTTGGAAAGCAAGGCGCAAACTAACGGTTTAGAATCGATTTTACTGTCTTTGGCAAACAACGAATTTATAAAGGAAAGTCAGGATTTTTCAATAATGCTTGCAAAAAGTTTCGGTAAAAATATGAAAGAAATACAAAAACTCCACACCGGTGTCGGACAAGCGAATTTCTATGTTTTGAACGGGGCGTCAATGCCGGCGGTTTTGGTAGAAACGGCGTTTATTTCAAATACCAAAGAAGAAAAATTACTTAAAGATAAAAAATTTCAAAAAGACGTAGCGGAAAGCATAGGCGGCGCCGCTATAGAATTTTGCAAAAAATACGTAAGCGGTTTGAGAGACAAATGAGTGATTGCAGGCCGATTGGAGTTTTTGATTCCGGAGTAGGCGGACTTACGGTTTTGAGCGAATTGTCAAAAATTTTACCGGACGAACAAATTATCTATTTGGGCGATACGTTACGCTGTCCTTACGGCGACCGCTCAGTAGAAACAATAAGAAAATTCAGCGTAGAACTAACGAAATTCCTCCTGACGCACAATGTAAAAATGGTAATCGCCGCGTGTAACACAGTTTCCGCGGCGGCTCTTGACTGCGTTAAAGAAAGCGCCGGCGAAATTCCCGTAATCGGAGTCGTAGAACCGGGTTGTCGAGCGGCCGTGCAAAATTCGACGTCAAAAAAAATCGGAGTTATCGGTACCCGTGCGACGATAAGCGCAGGCGCTTACGGCAAGGGAATCCGCAAAATAAATCAGGAAATTATCGTGTATGAAAAGGCGTGTCCGTTACTTGTTCATTTGGTGGAAGAAGGCGAGATTGACAGCCGAATTACCGACGAGGTTTTGAAAAAATACTTGTCGGAACTTCTTGATTTGGGAATAGATTCGCTCGTTTTGGGTTGTACGCACTATCCGCTTTTATATAACTCGGTCGTGCGTTGCGCCGGTAAAAACGTCTCGGTGATTAACGGCGCAAAACTTGTCGCCGAAGAAGCAAAAAAAATACTTGAAAAAAATAATCTCTTGAGTGCAAAAAGAATCGGTGAAGACATTCTCTTTGCGACCGATATTACACCGCAGTTTGAACGCCTTACCGCGGCGTTTTTGATGGGCGCCAAAAAAAATATTTGCGAAACGTCTCTTCTTGGGAATTTACCGAATAAGTATTTGAACTAAATCTCACTCAAAATTTTCCGGTCTCAAAAGCGGAAATAAAACCACGTCACGCAAATTCTGCGTATTTGTAAGCAATGCGATAATTCTATCGACTCCCATACCCCAGCCTGAAATCGGCGGAAGCCCGTATTCGATACATTGCAAAAAATCATAATCGACATCCATTGCGTCCAAATCGCCGTCAGCCCGCGCTTGCGCCTGTTGAATAAAACGCTCTTCCTGGTCTATGGGATCGATTAATTCGCTGTACGCGTTTATCACTTCCCACCCGTTTACTACCAACTGAAACCTGTCGGTTTCCAAAGGATTAACGTCGTTTCGCCTTGCAAGAGGCGACAAATCAATCGGATGTTTTATGATAAACGTCGGAT
Coding sequences within:
- a CDS encoding N-acetylmuramoyl-L-alanine amidase: MKRLLLIFLFAFFVCAQTQQWKLIGLSGNSYPIDVIKDGEKGYFVPAYQIWKNLNFIRTSTGDTISVKINKNELKMFRNDDKCYFNATAKNLKYSTLYTNSNTYCDIASFCELMNAASGLYFDHNASMKEIRVGKTQNIDVSKAKNIVEDDKISGIIVIDPGHGGKDPGATGPGGTNEKDIVLPISLEVKKYLSKYKNIKVFLTRETDSFIALHDRAEFANKKNADLFISIHANASEKSPSVGGYKMYFLSEAKDEIDEWTAKLENSVIDLESKAQTNGLESILLSLANNEFIKESQDFSIMLAKSFGKNMKEIQKLHTGVGQANFYVLNGASMPAVLVETAFISNTKEEKLLKDKKFQKDVAESIGGAAIEFCKKYVSGLRDK
- the murI gene encoding glutamate racemase; protein product: MSDCRPIGVFDSGVGGLTVLSELSKILPDEQIIYLGDTLRCPYGDRSVETIRKFSVELTKFLLTHNVKMVIAACNTVSAAALDCVKESAGEIPVIGVVEPGCRAAVQNSTSKKIGVIGTRATISAGAYGKGIRKINQEIIVYEKACPLLVHLVEEGEIDSRITDEVLKKYLSELLDLGIDSLVLGCTHYPLLYNSVVRCAGKNVSVINGAKLVAEEAKKILEKNNLLSAKRIGEDILFATDITPQFERLTAAFLMGAKKNICETSLLGNLPNKYLN